One window of Amaranthus tricolor cultivar Red isolate AtriRed21 chromosome 11, ASM2621246v1, whole genome shotgun sequence genomic DNA carries:
- the LOC130827730 gene encoding BTB/POZ domain-containing protein FBL11 yields MEGEDGWVVIECKDPNLLDHEELPDVSNQIILISTAISSWDLQSILTHHVVRVKINRTRLIEQSSYFRSLLSGNFSESSMFCVSIQWDLEIFLHILRFIHGCHTEVTSCSFIPLCQAALYFGLERLALECKSWLSDNIMNDELSSQLKLDDLTNFWEFGVEHAIDWISGLCIDHVARNFMWALSCHTFVDLPYRFLVSCVKHPHLTVDSERHLCDGLLSWLRANMKSLEQTRKAYDGESDDSEQMKIITHDWTSILEEVHVSLLPLWFIMGNFRCSYFSIIANQSVAAIMKLLTKLSKDQNSIVDARDQRNRKIRLTEYSKKLDLSGCPQITSKDLFVSVLPKTSVGSLFSEDIGKKSVDRVCPKWLLHLPAMSFKAMMEIDISQCSLLHLGAVTKCFQKSFPFLRTLRMAYFLDFETKSLCQLIDNYSSVLEVDLTVDVSPLLSSNVSVLYSDSVSSPALKSYFDVSPCCERRPHVSNITKLTLEGRSDFSDEELHHIAEFCFSLGYLNIRGCISVTDDGIANLILRCRKLHSIIATETSFGRHSASALCSRVVDIDYPQMEIDNKYAKLSDIIYLQVLHIGSCKGLNENSLADILSRGQMLKNLCLRDTSLVDQALYRFPGSSLEFLDVSNTLVSRDALLHIVLKNPNLRYLEARGCKNVCSNQMEHEEDSSFHPCDNFFLGQECKLEKLSLGWGISFLSLYNLVPTLRSLKSINVGLGGSLGPEGLTLLCTSCPLLESVTILFQVISDTVIVNLLGTLRNLQALSLCYCIGDVSPLSWKHSVPSLRKLKLERVTPWMTNDDLALLTQNFSNLVELSLIGCMHLGAGSQQIISSGWPGLISLHLEDCGAVTADGTNHLFNLKALEDLLLRHNGPAILKNFILEAASRLPMLRSISLDWCDASEGDFDLPNFTDKYSLSSVKISRCKLQKCTLDLQYIKAQKRPVHNETLVLEWNSTRLQRTVVKERIT; encoded by the exons ATGGAAGGAGAAGATGGTTGGGTGGTGATTGAATGCAAAGACCCAAATCTTCTTGACCACGAAGAATTACCAGATGTTTCCAATCAAATCATATTGATTTCAACCGCAATTTCTTCCTGGGACTTACAATCCATACTCACTCATCATGTTGTTAGAGTCAAGATCAATCGTACCAG GTTAATTGAACAGTCTTCTTATTTCCGGAGCTTACTCAGTGGAAATTTTAG TGAATCGTCAATGTTTTGTGTTTCCATTCAATGGGACCTTGAGATATTTCTACATATTTTGAGGTTTATACATGGATGCCACACGGAAGTTACATCTTGTAGTTTCATTCCTCTTTgtcaa GCTGCACTGTATTTTGGATTGGAAAGGCTTGCCTTAGAGTGTAAAAGTTGGCTTTCTGATAACATCATGAACGACGAGCTTTCCTCTCAACTAAAATTGGATGATCTCACTAACTTTTGGGAATTTGGTGTGGAACATG CAATCGACTGGATCTCAGGGCTGTGTATTGACCATGTGGCCAGGAATTTT ATGTGGGCTTTATCCTGTCACACATTTGTTGATCTTCCATACAGATTCCTTGTTTCATGTGTGAAGCATCCTCATTTGACAGTGGACAG TGAGAGGCATCTCTGTGATGGATTACTATCTTGGCTTCGTGCAAACATGAAATCACTGGAACAAACAAGAAAGGCCTATGATGGTGAGAGTGACGACTCTGAGCAGATGAAAATCATAACACATGACTGGACGAGCATCCTTGAAGAG GTTCATGTCAGCCTTTTACCACTTTGGTTCATTATGG GGAATTTTAGGTGTTCCTATTTTTCCATAATCGCAAATCAAAGTGTTGCTGCAATAATGAAGCTGTTGACGAAATTGTCAAAGGATCAAAATTCTATTGTTGATGCCAGGGACCAGAGAAATAGGAAGATTAGATTGACAGAGTATTCAAAG AAACTTGATCTTTCTGGATGCCCTCAAATAACCTCCAAAGATTTGTTTGTTTCCGTGCTTCCTAAAACTTCTGTGGGTTCCTTATTTTCGGAGGATATAGGAAAAAAATCCGTTGATCGTGTGTGTCCAAAGTGGCTTTTGCACTTGCCTGCCATGTCTTTCAAGGCAATGATGGAAATAGATATCTCGCAGTGTTCTCTGCTGCATCTTGGTGCTGTGACAAAATGCTTTCAGAAGTCATTTCCGTTCTTAAGGACTCTACGTATGGCGTACTTTTTAGATTTTGAAACAAAAAGCTTATGTCAGCTGATTGATAATTACTCTTCGGTCTTGGAAGTTGACTTGACTGTTGATGTTAGTCCACTGCTATCTTCGAATGTGTCTGTTTTATATTCTGATTCTGTAAGTAGTCCTGCACTAAAAAGTTATTTTGATGTGTCTCCATGTTGTGAAAGAAGACCACATGtatcaaatataacaaaactTACGTTGGAAGGACGTAGTGACTTTTCAG ATGAGGAGCTCCATCACATTGCAGAATTTTGCTTCTCCTTGGGCTACTTGAACATTAGAGGTTGCATATCTGTGACAGATGATGGCATTGCAAATCTCATACTTAGATGCAGGAAATTACACTCAATTATAGCTACTGAAACCTCATTCGGGAGACATTCAGCTTCTGCTCTTTGTTCCAGAGTTGTAGATATTGACTACCCGCAGATGGAGATAGATAATAAATATGCAAAGCTATCAGATATCATTTATTTACAAGTGCTGCATATAGGCAGCTGTAAGG GTCTTAATGAAAATTCCCTTGCTGATATTTTGTCTCGGGGACAGATGCTCAAGAATCTTTGCTTGAGAGATACTTCCCTTGTTGACCAAGCACTGTACAGATTTCCTGGATCCTCGCTTGAGTTTCTTGATGTTTCAAACACTCTG GTCTCAAGAGATGCTTTGTTGCATATAGTTTTGAAAAATCCTAACCTTAGATATTTAGAAGCAAGGGGATGCAAAAATGTTTGTTCAAACCAAATGGAGCATGAAGAAGATTCATCTTTTCATCCTTGTGATAATTTTTTTCTGGGACAAGAGTGCAAGTTGGAAAAGCTTTCCCTTGGATGGGGAATTTCCTTTCTCTCTCTGTATAATTTAGTTCCTACATTAAGGTCATTAAAATCCATAAATGTGGGTTTAGGTGGATCATTAGGTCCAGAAGGGCTGACTCTTCTTTGTACATCATGTCCATTGCTGGAATCTGTCACCATTTTGTTTCAG GTGATATCTGATACTGTCATCGTGAATCTCTTGGGAACACTGAGAAACCTACAGGCATTGTCTCTCTGCTATTGTATTGGAGATGTATCTCCTTTGAGTTGGAAGCACAGTGTTCCaagtttaagaaaattaaaactagAAAGGGTAACACCTTGGATGACCAATGACGACTTAGCTTTGTTGACGCAGAATTTTTCAAATTTGGTTGAGCTGTCATTGATTGGCTGCATGCATCTTGGTGCAG GTTCACAACAAATCATCTCATCTGGTTGGCCGGGCTTGATTTCTCTTCATCTAGAG GACTGTGGAGCCGTGACAGCTGATGGGACTAATCATCTTTTCAACTTAAAGGCTTTGGAAGACCTCCTGCTCCGCCACAAT GGCCCTGCAATCCTGAAGAACTTTATACTCGAAGCTGCCTCAAGA CTGCCAATGCTTCGAAGTATATCATTAGATTGGTGTGACGCAAGTGAAGGTGACTTTGACTTACCAAAT TTTACGGACAAGTATTCACTTAGCAGTGTGAAGATTTCAAGATGCAAGCTCCAGAAATGCACCTTAGACCTCCAGTACATAAAGGCTCAGAAAAGGCCAGTGCACAACGAGACTCTAGTACTCGAGTGGAACAGCACGAGACTCCAAAGGACAGTCGTGAAAGAGAGAATCACGTAG
- the LOC130827729 gene encoding serine/threonine-protein kinase KIPK1-like, with translation MAHMTMFPGNCEIVEIEEESKGKNYMESESKRGDKNQRSLALNNGNISSLEDDLNQLFEMFSRRASSHEYSRRSQASTSRKNASKKPVKASGSYSPGHGISERVNLKQALRGLCLSQASEMAAMKRSSKLAGSSEAGRVITMHRNVVKKSVSDQSQDDDREGMLEISLVPEETIFDAFGNVSQKYPSSDIWLSDRSSFSKRVAGCSPRSDQKGFGSKDSGKLVSNPSKPPSKFSPSYPHADDRIPDMGLITSSNEMKDQTSVTDIIQQKQMFMLASSRNFSAFDHIVGDESLKKSLQKEKSSPKRSSSSYGKNSAEHTPKFSAPKEIFTISEGVCNQKFDRGHKVENKFLSHQEHTESSMTENGKVIASKELGSRTPLAESLQNEREFARKMAEEKEMASVSIVAENRKLHAMCEDEHVPTCSPRRPDVGVKALGDSNRLVSKESAEKLAKVEAKELGIRTEKKISSKIISSTGSPKGKKASKSSRNAKHLVKPLIKTKNFVRRKHKKKTNADNSSKNVQCEFNNDLYSGQNPIVCPRCQCVVTETEAWREANEESSVSCLESLVSQQESRLSHQESPPPHHESLVLFQDSPVSPFVSLSAEVSSCNVISDVSTLGPSSGSSNKSKFVVPEFSHNLKLKFMGDFTQSSKDSPDECSSSTSISEETNLSRPSFCGRPHMSKDVRWEAIRCVKFQNGTIGLRNFNLLKKLGCGDIGTVYLAELIGTNCLFAIKVMDNEFLARRNKISRAQTEKEILRMLDHPFLPTLYCQFTSDNLSCLVMEYCPGGDLHVLRQRQPGRCFIEQAARFYVAEVLLVLEYLHMLGVIYRDLKPENILVREDGHIMLSDFDLSLRCAVSPTLLVSASMSETTSRKVSRPCVETRCVQPLCIEPSFQVTCFTPRLLASSNKSSKLRKMKSDVAAEMRPLLQLVAEPTTVRSNSFVGTHEYLAPEIIKGEGHGSAVDWWTFGIFLYELLYGRTPFKGAGNEETLANVVLQNLKFPDSPLVSLQARDLISSLLVKEPDNRLGTERGAAEIKQHPFFEGLNWALIRCALPPELPEYRSYEMPKPASLEKNNKYIDYSSGSGSGSGSDSAEHLEFEVF, from the exons ATGGCGCACATGACTATGTTTCCTGGTAATTGTGAAATCGTCGAAATAGAGGAGGAATCAAAAGGTAAAAATTATATGGAATCGGAGTCGAAAAGAGGGGACAAGAACCAGAGATCTCTTGCCTTAAACAATGGGAACATAAGCTCTTTAGAGGATGATCTGAACCAGCTCTTTGAGATGTTCAGTCGCAGAGCTTCATCTCACGAGTACTCTCGTCGAAGCCAAGCCAGCACATCAAGGAAGAATGCTTCGAAAAAGCCGGTTAAGGCAAGTGGGTCCTATTCACCTGGACATGGAATTTCCGAGCGTGTTAATCTTAAGCAGGCGCTTAGGGGGTTGTGCCTTTCTCAGGCATCAGAAATGGCAGCGATGAAACGTTCATCAAAGCTAGCTGGTTCTTCAGAAGCTGGGAGGGTAATTACAATGCACCGAAATGTCGTTAAAAAGAGTGTATCTGATCAATCCCAAGATGATGATCGAGAAGGCATGCTTGAAATATCTCTTGTTCCTGAGGAAACGATTTTCGACGCTTTTGGTAATGTATCTCAAAAGTATCCGTCGTCAGATATATGGCTTTCAGACCGAAGTTCTTTTTCTAAAAGAGTAGCTGGCTGTTCTCCGAGGTCTGATCAAAAGGGTTTTGGGTCAAAGGACAGCGGAAAACTAGTATCAAATCCCAGCAAACCTCCATCTAAATTCTCTCCGTCTTATCCGCATGCCGATGATAGGATTCCTGACATGGGTCTTATCACATCGTCAAATGAAATGAAGGATCAAACATCAGTCACCGATATAATACAACAAAAGCAGATGTTTATGCTAGCTTCATCCAGAAATTTCTCGGCCTTTGATCATATAGTTGGTGATGAATCCTTGAAAAAATCATTGCAGAAAGAGAAGTCATCACCCAAGCGTTCATCTTCTAGCTATGGGAAGAATTCTGCGGAGCATACCCCAAAATTTTCTGCGCCTAAGGAGATATTTACAATTTCAGAAGGTGTATGCAACCAAAAGTTCGATAGAGGGCATAAGGTGGAGAATAAATTCTTATCACATCAAGAGCATACCGAAAGCAGCATGACGGAAAATGGAAAAGTCATTGCGTCAAAAGAGCTTGGTAGTCGAACCCCTTTGGCAGAATCGTTGCAAAATGAACGGGAATTTGCCAGGAAAATGGCGGAGGAAAAGGAAATGGCTAGTGTTTCGATTGTAGCTGAGAATCGAAAGTTACATGCAATGTGTGAGGATGAGCATGTACCCACTTGTTCCCCACGTCGTCCTGATGTTGGTGTTAAAGCTTTGGGTGACAGCAACAGGTTGGTAAGCAAAGAATCTGCTGAAAAGCTAGCAAAAGTAGAAGCAAAAGAATTGGGCATAAGAACCGAAAAAAAGATCAGTTCGAAGATTATATCCTCAACTGGCTCTCCAAAGGGGAAAAAAGCAAGCAAATCTTCTAGAAATGCAAAGCATTTGGTGAAACCTCTTATCAAGACTAAGAATTTTGTTAGGAGGAAACACAAAAAGAAGACGAATGCCGATAATAGCTCGAAAAATGTGCAATGTGAATTTAATAACGACTTATATTCAGGACAAAATCCAATAGTGTGTCCGAGATGCCAGTGTGTAGTGACTGAAACAGAAGCCTGGAGAGAAGCCAATGAAGAATCTTCTGTATCTTGTTTGGAATCTCTGGTATCCCAACAAGAGTCTCGACTTTCCCATCAAGAATCTCCTCCGCCCCATCACGAGTCTCTTGTGTTGTTTCAGGATTCACCGGTATCTCCTTTTGTTAGTCTCAGTGCTGAAGTCAGTTCTTGCAATGTTATTTCCGATGTCAGCACACTCGGGCCAAGTTCTGGTAGCTCAAATAAATCCAAGTTTGTTGTTCCCGAATTTAGTCACAATTTAAAGCTGAAGTTCATGGGGGATTTCACTCAGAGCTCAAAAGATAGCCCGGATGAATGTAGCAGTAGCACAAGCATTAGTGAAGAAACTAATTTGAGCAGACCCAGTTTTTGTGGTCGGCCGCACATGTCTAAAGATGTAAGATGGGAAGCGATTCGTTGTGTGAAGTTTCAGAACGGAACTATAGGACTAAGAAATTTTAATCTTTTGAAGAAGCTTGGATGTGGAGACATCGGAACCGTATATCTCGCTGAGCTCATTGGTACAAACTGTCTATTTGCTATTAAAGTAATGGACAATGAATTCTTGGCTAGGAGGAATAAGATATCTAGGGCACAAACGGAGAAAGAGATATTGAGGATGCTCGATCATCCGTTTCTCCCGACTTTATACTGTCAGTTTACATCAGATAACTTATCGTGTTTAGTTATGGAGTATTGTCCTGGCGGTGATTTACATGTTCTCCGGCAGAGACAGCCTGGCCGGTGTTTTATCGAACAAGCTGCAAG ATTCTATGTTGCTGAAGTCCTCCTCGTATTGGAGTACTTACACATGCTCGGAGTTATCTATCGAGACTTGAAGCCAGAAAACATTCTAGTACGAGAAGACGGGCATATCATGCTCTCTGACTTTGACCTCTCACTCCGATGTGCTGTTAGTCCGACTCTTCTCGTCTCAGCATCGATGTCAGAGACCACCTCACGAAAGGTCTCTCGCCCATGCGTAGAAACACGTTGTGTACAGCCTCTCTGCATTGAACCTTCCTTCCAAGTAACATGCTTTACTCCTAGACTTTTAGCCTCTTCCAACAAATCCTCGAAATTGAGGAAGATGAAATCTGATGTTGCTGCTGAGATGAGACCATTACTGCAGTTAGTAGCCGAGCCCACCACAGTACGTTCCAATTCTTTCGTGGGTACCCACGAATATTTAGCCCCGGAAATCATCAAAGGAGAGGGTCATGGAAGTGCCGTTGATTGGTGGACGTTCGGTATTTTTCTTTATGAACTGCTGTACGGTAGAACACCGTTTAAGGGAGCTGGGAACGAGGAAACCCTGGCTAATGTAGTATTACAGAACCTGAAATTCCCGGACAGTCCTCTGGTTAGCCTTCAAGCGAGGGATTTGATATCCTCCCTTCTTGTAAAAGAGCCGGATAATCGCTTGGGGACTGAACGAGGCGCTGCTGAGATAAAACAACACCCGTTCTTCGAGGGATTGAATTGGGCATTGATCCGATGTGCTCTACCTCCAGAGCTTCCCGAGTATCGGAGCTATGAAATGCCAAAACCAGCGTCCCTTGAAAAGAACAACAAATATATCGACTATAGTTCTGGTTCTGGTTCTGGTTCTGGTTCTGATTCTGCCGAGCATTTAGAGTTCGAGGTGTTTTAG